The DNA region AGCGGGCAGTGAGCTGGAAATCGTGTTGAACTATTACCAAACACGATCAGCTTGAGAAGTAAAGGAAGTATTGATCTACCATTACCAAACACGCATTATGCAGGTTGAAGACGCAGCAGCAGAAGCAAAGACCGATTCATTCACCGATCAATGATATCCCTCCTTTCGGTCTTGCTGCCATACATGgttattcttatttaaataactgcTTGCAGCAGCGAGTTAAAACGATATCGTTTCAGGATTAAAGTTGTTGAACCTACTTTCTTCATTATAAGGATTAACTTTTGGATAATACTTCAAATGATTTTATAGTATGACTAAGGGTGTATACTAGAATAGAAAAGTTGTTTTTTTAGTAACTGAGATTTGGTTTGACTGCCCTGACTATGTGATAAAGTTAGATTCAAACTCAATTGAGTTCGAATCGAGACCAAATAGCTCAATTTTGTAATCGAACTCGATTAAGTAactcgttatatatatatatatatgaaacagGAGAATTAATGATTTGGTattttgttggaaaaaaaaaatataaaaggagagaaaaaaataaattattttattttttttagcaaaTTAGATTGCGCGACACATTATTACATTCTCATTCATTATCTTTTATACGTTGTTACATTCTCGTTCatcatcttttatatttatataaatataaaatccttaatatcaatatatcatagttttaaaatacgcaATTGAATCGGCGGTTTAATCGGTCCAATCGCAAACCGGTTAAATGAATGGTCCGACTTCTAGCTCTAATACAGTTACTTTTTGAATCGGTCAAAATCCGGTATGACCGGACGTTTCAACTGAAAATCCGAACTGAAATTTTTCGATTCGAAAGGTTATCGTCTACCTGATACGTTTATCTTTCTCTCCCCCAATGACTATGGCCGTTTGCAACACTGATCCGGTTAGTTTCATACAGAACGACAATTCTCCCCGATGATTATGGTCGCCGTTTGTAACTCCAATTCGGTTGGTTCCAAAAAGGATAGTCATTCTTCCTCGATGGCGTGTAGctatatcaaataataaataaatgagagataaaatatattagttgtattaaaataaataaatatttaatttgtgttgTCAATTCATAAttgtctaaaaaataaaatgttttttcatttttatcctGGTTTTgtcataatcaaataattaatgaagaaaGTGTAGCTTCTCTATTGAAATAGAGAGGTAGGAAGTAAAATCATTTGGATCGGAATTCGcctaaaaattcaattataatcaaacagttttcaaaacattgtttaatattctttacaaaattttcatatattctCTACGTgaatattttatctcaaactcaccGTCTACTCATTTATCTCTTCtcttttacaaataaatgaacaaatcGATCGTGCACATGTTCCATCTCTCACCTTTCAAGCAAATCTTTCGCATGACGATCTTTCACATTTTAGGTATTATTGTCTTGTTCCTAGTCAATTATTTGAATtgttatattattgtattaatgaatttgtaaaagtttttttcttcaaaatgttatgataatagaaataattttttttagatttaatgaCTTGGTCTAGTGTTTAAAGTGCCTtatgcaaaaaataaaaaaataaaaaaagtttttgtttatttgttgaaTCTTATGACAaaaacttacttaatttttttttaattgtaggTCACTAACATTtaatttaggtttaggtttggCCTATTTTGTGTACTGTAACTCATTTGCGTAGgttttcttcttccaagctCCAAAGATCAAGACTTTAAGCTAAAGATGCCGTCTCTCCAGATTGCCTTGCCACCTGAACTTGCCGATAATGCAATCCGAGTAAGTATCATCCATAGTGTGTCATCAACGCCGTCcgatttctttcaattttttcttataacCCTCTTTCTAACTCTGTTTATGCTAGCTTTTTCGTGAATGCCTTCGGAGAGCGAAATTCATTGGCCGCCGGGTAATAAGTTGCTCTTTCTTTTATGTATCAAGATGATCTAATAGTCTCCCCTGCTTAAATGTAGAATACTTCTCCAATTTGTTGACTTGTTTTGCTAATAAGAAGGGTTCAATAAAACATAAGCAATAGAGAGAATAGAGGTGGAATCTCGTGTTTTTTCTTTGATTATAGAAAGGATTGCTCTGTCTTATATTTGGGTTTGCCAAATAATCAAGATTTGTATGTATGGCTATTTGTATGTAATCAGTTTTTAACCTATTTTGGTATACTCACTCTGCAGCAACATAATACAGAACTTCTTATGGATATGGTCAGACAGCAGTTTCGAAAGCATATGCATGAAACGGATCCGGAGAAGATTCTTCAACTTAAGGATGAGTTAGTACATCCTTCTGATCCTCTTCctgttttaaatgttttttgaTTGCTTAAAGATAGGTTGACCTAATTTACTTGATTCAATGAGATGTGTAAATTGAGATTGTAGTACATTTTGTTTACATAGCTAAATCATCATTGAATAGAGACTGTCACAGGCTGGGTTACTATGGGGTccatttttcaatttcaatagGTTCAGTACTATTACAATTAGTCTTGTTTTGTAACGTCATTTAGTAAATCATTATGAAAGTCACATAAACTTAATTGTGGTATTAACTTTGATTCTCGTAGGAAGGAAAATTGGATACGTGCACCAAGAGGGATAAGATCAGCATTGATCTTAGCACCCACAAATTGCCCTGAATTCTGCTTATCTAGACTTTGTTCTTATCTGTTCTGAGTACTAGTTTCATTTGGTTAAACTTGTGGCAATTCTTGTCATAATTTGGTTCGTAATGGTTGATGATATTGGTCCACGGTTACTTGTGATCTTCACGGGGATGTGATATAAAGAAAAAGAGTCTTACTCTTAAATAAAAGTTGGAAACAGGCACTGAATTATGCACTAGTTAACTTTGCCTAATGTTGAACATCTAATTTGCTGAATTATACTTTACATTAGACTAATTCACATTGTATATACAGTACTTAACCATTGACACAAATTCCTTATCTAGGATTAAACACTCCTTTAGATTTTTCCTGAAGATACTCAAATGTCATAGTTATTCAGTTCTTGACCCTGTTCAATTGATCGCTTAATCTTGGTTATGCTGATTGTTTATTCATCTGCCTGTACATTTTTAAGTAAatgttttcttttgttgtttGCAGTGCGGCCAGGGGACTTATAAATCACATGCTATATGAATCTGAAAAGACATCCGGTCGTAAATTCAGCAAGGCTTAGTCATGAAACCCGAAGTGCCCGAAGCATGGGAATTCAACTCTATTCAGTGCTTGAATTCTTGGCAGTTACAAATAACAGAGATGAGCCACAAGCTCTGTCCatgtttcttttataaattaggaGGTGTTAATGTTCTTGATTGCAAATTACATGTCAAAAAAGTACATTGTGCCCCTTCCATCAAGAATCTTTCTAAAGAAAGGTGGAATGGAGATTTGAGTTAgagattttattttcttctgaAAATGGTCTGGTCATTAAGACTTGAACTCATCATTCAGAGATTATTGTAATTCATCCAGACATTATTTTACCTCATTTGATATTTGTTTGAAGTAGTTCGTTTGCTTTAAGTGCATGATAAGAGTCCTTTTAGGTAAAGTGCAGGCATTGTGGTTTACATTGTTTATGGCAAAGAGAACCATATTTATACTTGATACAGGCTTTGCTCATAAAGTCACCATTTTAATTGTCTCATTACATGATGGAGAGCACCACGGATCATCTGTTTTTGGTTATTTGGGGTCCAATACCTATATGCccttaatatttgaaaacaaatatacaaaataatgatatttgtttgtttttagaTTAGTGTTTGAGATCTCAAACTAAAAGAATGCAAATTACATTCATTGATTGTGGTGGGTTAGGGTACATTCGTTTTTTTgctcattcattcattcattcattcccaGCTGGTGGTGGAGTTCAATGGAAATGATAGATTTATGGTATAGATAAAAGAACATCAAAGACCAGGTACTTGTATTGCTATTAAACTCTAAGATACACCAATCTGAAGCATTTGCCCTTCTTTAAAATGACAGGTAGAAGAAACAGCAGTTAATGGCTGGCTGCTGCAATCATCAAAGAGCTGATTGACTTCTTCCGTAAAACTTGTCTGAAGATTGACTATTTCTTCCTAGGTTCGAAATTCTTCCTCCTTCATTCGACAATCCTCGTACAAAATGTCTTGGACTTTGTCCACCTCTTAGCTCGCCTATGCGGGGACTGTAAATACTGTCTGAACCCGGgctgtgaaagcttgagaaatCCTTTGATGGCGTTGACGACCTACTGTGAACCTTTGGACTGTAAATACGCTTAATCTCACCTCGACTTCTAGTTATCACCTCGTCTAAAATCTCCCTGCTTTTACCAAACGAAGCACTAGAACTCATCTCTTCCTCCTGCCATTTCCcaatcatcatcaacaacaaacaaaaaagaataaataaagtAACGTGATTCGTTTGGATGGGTGTTTAAGAAGCTCACGTTTTCGAGGTATAAGGGTATAGCAGGAACTTCTTCGAATTCTGCAGCATCAAGATCTTGAAGATGTGCTCCTTTAAAGAACTTGGGCAATAAGTACTGCCTAACTGGTACTAGAAGCATAATCATCAAAGGGAACAAAACGCCAGCAATAGGGATCCATGTGATTCCAAAACATATGAGCAAGTAAACTGCCTGGAAGAGCGTAAACATCGCGATTGTCCTGAACGGAACCGTTTCCACAAACGTGGCGTGGAACTCCTCCAAAACCCTAACAAAGATTCGGGTATTGTAGATAATCAGTGAATTAATAATGGATACGGTTCTAAACCCTAGTTATGACAGTGAGATGTGTTAACCTAGCATCCAGGAAAAGAAAATGCTGGAAATGAGAGAATTTTACTTGTATCTTCTTGATGGAGCAGTAAAAACCAACAAAACCCGCTCCCAAAACTGGTTTCCAGGAAGACTCTCGATGGCCATGAAAGCAAAATAGCCCCAGAGAACCGATGTTGGtatctttttaattaagggCATGGCTGCAACACAACCTCCTACCATTAAAGACTGAAGCAAGTTACTAACTCTTTGTTCTTTCACTTCAACTGGCAGTATGTTGTCTATCTCGTTTTCCACAAACTCAATTGTCGTCGACTCTTTCAATTCCTTGAGCCGTCCCTGTTTTTTCATACATCAAATTaggaagaataaaaaaacaagagaTTTCTTCAtcagaagatgaagaagaaaccaTACTATGGTTGATGGTTCCTGATAAACCAATGGAGTCTGCATATGTTGATAGGCTTCTTGCATTGTTCCATAAACTTGTTCCAAGCTTTCATTTTTACTTAAACATTTCCTGGCCGCCACCACCAGTCGATTCCTCATAAGCTGGAATCAAACAAACATTCCTTTTAGCACACAATCCAAAAGACAAATTTTCATGGAAAAAATAGTACCCAACCTGATGTTTGAGTGTAGCTAAACTCTTGGTATGCATTGGGGATTGTGGAATGACACCATTTGCAGGAGGAATTCCAAGAAGACCGCAAAAGATAACCAAGAATCCAAGAAGAAGCAAATCGTAATGGAAAGAAGGAGGCTTTCGAAGATTGAACTCTTTCTGTTGGGCTAATTGCGATGCCACACTATGATCGAAATAATAGAGAACAGCCATCATCGTTGCTGGAATAAAAGCTCCGATTATGTAGATAACCGGTACGTTTAGCATATCCTGTTCGCATAAAACACGTTCAGAATCTGGAACTTTATACaaaaatagaagaagaaaaaaaagtagttAAGCATGCCTTGATGACAGTCCAATTCTGGTAAGCTCCTTGAGACCATGGATTAGGGCTGAAAAGACGACGAGGAATTCCATGTGGAATATCTCCAGACGATGGAATATAAGAAACCGCTGTCCAAACAAGAACCATCAATGGAACGCCATAATCCGCTATTATTCCGCGAAGCCAACCTaccaaaaaaaaagagattttttcagaaatatgaaaacaaagccaactttttttttcttgcaAACTAAAACTCACCAGAGCCGTATTGCCATGATCTTGCCTTTCGGCTTTTTAAAGCAGTGAGGAGAAGACCAAACGAAAGAACCAAAGCAAACATGCCATTTCCAAACCTCCATGAAGATTGGAACTCCGCTAGCTTTGGATTTTCTCTCTCGGGTATTCGAAACTCATTCACAAGTCCCTAGTTTCATTTTTCACATCGATTATAAATTTACaagaacatatatatatatacaatggagattgattgattgattgatctgGTTGGTTATAAATTTGATACCTTTATTGCTTCTTGCATAAAAAGCATTGCAATGAGCATACCAAAGAGCTCACCAGCTATTCGAGTAAACTTGTTGATAATAGAACAGGCTCCGAGAATCGCCAAAAGAATTAGAAGAAGTGCAGTCCAAACGCATACCCTGTTCTTCCAATGATTTCCATGTTTAGATTAAGACATAGATTTTCATAAGCAAAAAACCGAATTCTTACCATCCTGTCCATGCTAGAAACAGTTTTGATCCAAGATCAGGCCTACTTTTGGCAAAGTTAAACATGAAAGTGTACATAAGCACTGTTGGTTCTGCAACACCAAGAATCAACAATGGCTGACCACCAATAACTGAGTGTATAATCCCACATAGTGCAGTTGAAGCCAGTGTTTGAACTGCTGTCAACAACCCATCTGCCAATTTTACAAATCAACCTTTAGTTTTACTCAGAAAATTATAGACATTTATCATCTGTTCTATACTTTTACCTGTATCTCTCTCCAATTGTTCACCAAATGAGATAACTGGAATTGCAGAAGCAAAGAATATGTAAGTAGTAGGAGCCAATATCCTGTTTTTTATAAACAACAACACAAGTTAGTGTATCTTCTTCCTTGGAATAtacaatgatgatgatgatgattgttTATTACCTGAAACCTGCCTTAAGCCCACCAGTCCAATCTTGCTTATAACACATCAATCTCCCTCGAAGATCATTCTTGATTCCTCCAAATGGCACAAAATTTTCTTCCATTCTTGATTCGTCCAAATACAGAGTAAGAATCACGGGTTCTACTTCACTATTTATTGCGGCATTGGAAGAATCTTTGACTGAAAAAGAAAACCCAAATCTAGATAGATCCCTTGTGTTCAAATTAGCAGCATTTCTGTAAATCTGAAGAAACCCATTACAGAGAAGATGGATTTGCGGCAGAAAGAAGTAAATCTAAAATCCAAAAGTTGGAAAGGCGAGTGTTAGTTTAATGGCGAGTGGAGAAAGGAGTCAAAAGGGGAATGTAGATAAACAACATCACTGTCATAAAAACACCTGCAAATGcaaaagaaaaagaacaaaaaaagtAAATCTAAaaacacttttatatataataaaggaGGCAGCCAAAGAAGAACACTGAAAGAAATTAGAATCAAAATGCTGATGAACAGGAAAGGGGTTGTACCTAAGGAAGGAGAGAAAGAGGCAaatgtagagagagagagagagagagaggttcTGGATTTGTGAGAGAAGGAAGGAGAATGAATGAagcaaagatgaagatgaaagaaGAAGAATCGGCCTAAGTTGCATGAGAAGACAGAGATGCCAGTTCATACCAAGCTGTCTATGAATTGGACTAAGGAGTGTGTATGTAAGCAAAACATTAAGAAGAACTAATTGGAATTTTATCATAtgtttaataagattaaaatgacactaaacaaatttgattttgatttctctaacttattttaaaaaactttaaaaaactttaaaaaacactttataaataaaataatattttaacctttCAATCACTTTTTCTGATGAACATAAACTAAATAGGGTAGCTTAAAAAGAAAGTCTTGAAAGTATTAAATTTCTAATAAGAAAACGTTAAAGTTTGAGAaacattaaatgtttttgttaaaaaaaggaACTAAGTAGGCAAAAACGAGTTTTTTTTGCAtgtttattataaaacaaaattgactcatttcttataaaaaataaactaggCTAAAACTTACAACTTTGATAGAGGGTTTTGTACATATGTGGTTAATCAAAATATGATGCGGTAAGCTAGTTGAAAATCATGACAATGGTGATGTATTGTCTATTAAagtttcttaatttaatttgaatatgttcAAATAAGACATGTCATATGTCATTGAGTTAATGTTTTCTCTCATTTATTATGATTGTTTTAGTTTTTgaattataacattattattattaattaaattataataatttttattgtgtggcaaggataaaaaaattcatatatacaaAGTTGTTTTTCACCTGACCTCATTGTCGtcgtcttcatcttcttcgtcgtTAACATCTATGTTCTGAACATGATAGCTTTATGATAGCTTTAATGGTTAAGATATCCTAGTGATTATCTTCTTTCCCTcattcatcattattttttgttattcatacaaaaaaataaaatgataacaaatttgatacaTAAATGTATtcatttaactttatttatttatttttagctCACCGACCTCTTTCTCTTTGACTTTTTACCCTCATTTATCGGTCAACCAACAATGTCATTTCTTACATAATACatctctcatattactaatcttgtGATTACCCAAAAATTTCAACAATACTAACATCTTTTATCCTTATTTTTGGCAAACCAACAATCACATCATATTACTAACTTCTTTACCCTCACTTATTTGATAAACCAataatcttaatatatttaaccatCAATATTTTTTGTTCTCAAATTAACCTCTCATTATTAATCTCGTGACATCACTTCGAATATTTTGTACATCAACCCATCTTATATCATTGCCACAACATCTTTACCCTTATTTcgacaaactaaccaccaatacAATCATCCTCTCATCTCGTGAGATCACATTCAACTATCTCATTTACACATTTaatcaccaatatttttttCCCAATGGACAACACTCATTACTAATATTGTGAcatcacacactttcacacgtctcttatctctcgtcaaaccaaccaccaaaatctcaattaacttttttcatttgatctctaatctcgtgacatTAACGATTATTTGTTATTGACATCTTATCTctcggtaaaccaaccaccaatatcattcacacatctcttatctctcggtaaactaacaatcaatctcaatcacactttcacacgttttttatctttcgacaaaccaaccatcaatctcaaatATCAACGACACTTATTCTCgataaaccaaccaccaatctcactGTTACCAACCTCTTATTTTCGACAACCCAACCACCAATCCTAAAAGTTACTTTTATGTGATTTGACCATGGGtctttattatatatcatatatgcTTTAATCaataaactatttaatattgttgatttatatttataattttatgtataaatatatatatatatatatatatatatataattgatatgactattaattaaaaaaaactaattaaattcacaataaaagaaaattatattctctcacattaaaaagaataaacttacacgaattaataaaaaaaactaaaatgttGCAACTTCATGtgtatataaaaacatttatttaaatttgaaacataccaGTTATATCTTAATTGATTcaagatttatatatatcatttttaatcttatttttttaatgaaccgttttaagtttatggatggATCAACATGCGACATAACCTCtctatatattttgaagatgaaaaatgaaaagaaaatggggactaattgcaaatataaaactatataaagcATGTTAACTTAAAGGAATGAATGCATGTAGGAGCAAATGCAATGATGAGAAGTAGACATTATTGTGTCCTAAGAAATGTGGACACAAATTCCAtgcaaataattattaatctaTAGTAATCATTTATCAAGTTCCATGTAACCATtgaattttaattcttttttatatataagtaaatttaatattttgttttatttaatctCAACAAGATTGAAAAAGTTTAGTTTTCTCATATGGATGTATCTCCAAGTTACAATTGAATTGTCCAACATAGACATTTGAGTTATGTAATTTTCAGTGTATATCTCCATGTTACAATTTTAATACCAAAATGATCtacatttatataaactaaaattattgaCAAATTCTTTGTCTAATATAAATTTGGTTCCAAAATGTATTTGTATTTCTAAATAAAGCCAATAATTTCTTTTGAATAAATTGCTCTTATTAGGtaaagtcatcatttcaaattttgaattgattCTTAATATGATTTAGTTGTACATTCTCAAAATCCAGAcatgttaatttgattatagttttatatatgaaatacCACTACCAGCTAAGCAActtaattattagtattaattaggttatttctatcaaattaaaGTTGGGAAAGAGACAAGACAatcaatatcaaataaaatgtaatatttttaataatgcaTTAACATCCATCATGACCGACTTTATTGATGAGAGCTTAGACTAAACAAACTTCATtagctaaaaaaaaattaataataagaagttgatctaattattttagcttttaatttctcttttgggtaatttctttttatctttatctcaacaatgtttataaaatgacccaaaattcttaaaacataaaagtgtaaaattgaaaagaaattacaattttgcaatatatatatatatatataattagctGTCTAATTTATCTCCAAATAtgaaaaaatccaacaaaacaacataaaaaagAAACTCTTTCTGTTCctattttcaatttgttttagaatattataactaatctggcttcattaaaataatagcaatataaataatcaattttctttataaaaaaaaactaattttaaatgatcTCACATGAATCAagaataagagagagaaagaaaatgatgtgATACGACCAACAAACATACCACCGTAATTTGTGTTGTCGGTATTAGAAAACGCGTGTTTGTTTCTtcatgaaataaataaattgaacttGGTCCCATTctctataattttattcatttcttacACTTTTCatgttattataaatttataattaaatatgtttaagtgatattattaaatattctgCATTATAAATATGTCTTTCTTATCCAATCACTCTTaactaattttagttttctAAATCATGATTCAATCTAAATTTacacacaaataaaataaaaggtattttcAAATAGAgtcaattaacaaataaatttaaattcaaaactaatttttttttttttattagtgtgAGCCGAATAAGAATCAAAACGAAAACGCAAATATCATATTCCTCATTTTCTGTCAAATTGGGAAAAAATCATCTCGAATGGGATAATTTGAATCAGAACCGGGAGACAAATCATAGATCTTTCAGTTCATTCGACTAATAAACTATGTTATGTTAAATCAACATTAATTCATCACCCACTCAATGATACAATACAAAGACAAAGACAAGTAGATTATATTTACAGATAAAATA from Impatiens glandulifera chromosome 5, dImpGla2.1, whole genome shotgun sequence includes:
- the LOC124940065 gene encoding uncharacterized protein LOC124940065; amino-acid sequence: MPSLQIALPPELADNAIRLFRECLRRAKFIGRRQHNTELLMDMVRQQFRKHMHETDPEKILQLKDDAARGLINHMLYESEKTSGRKFSKA
- the LOC124938281 gene encoding boron transporter 1; amino-acid sequence: MEENFVPFGGIKNDLRGRLMCYKQDWTGGLKAGFRILAPTTYIFFASAIPVISFGEQLERDTDGLLTAVQTLASTALCGIIHSVIGGQPLLILGVAEPTVLMYTFMFNFAKSRPDLGSKLFLAWTGWVCVWTALLLILLAILGACSIINKFTRIAGELFGMLIAMLFMQEAIKGLVNEFRIPERENPKLAEFQSSWRFGNGMFALVLSFGLLLTALKSRKARSWQYGSGWLRGIIADYGVPLMVLVWTAVSYIPSSGDIPHGIPRRLFSPNPWSQGAYQNWTVIKDMLNVPVIYIIGAFIPATMMAVLYYFDHSVASQLAQQKEFNLRKPPSFHYDLLLLGFLVIFCGLLGIPPANGVIPQSPMHTKSLATLKHQLMRNRLVVAARKCLSKNESLEQVYGTMQEAYQHMQTPLVYQEPSTIGRLKELKESTTIEFVENEIDNILPVEVKEQRVSNLLQSLMVGGCVAAMPLIKKIPTSVLWGYFAFMAIESLPGNQFWERVLLVFTAPSRRYKVLEEFHATFVETVPFRTIAMFTLFQAVYLLICFGITWIPIAGVLFPLMIMLLVPVRQYLLPKFFKGAHLQDLDAAEFEEVPAIPLYLENEEEMSSSASFGKSREILDEVITRSRGEIKRIYSPKVHSRSSTPSKDFSSFHSPGSDSIYSPRIGELRGGQSPRHFVRGLSNEGGRISNLGRNSQSSDKFYGRSQSAL